The window GATCCCCTCTCACCTTATATtttcactacaaaaaaaaaaaaaggcctttTGGGACGGTCAAAACATGTTGCAAAAACAGCAAAAAGTGTTGCAACAACCTTTTTTAAGATGGGCTTGCGACAGCCAATGACACATCGCAATACATAGGCGTCGTAAATGTTGGTCAATTATGTGCGACGTTTTCAGCGCGTTGCAAATACTATTTGTTACGGGTTTTGCACCGGCAAGTAACGCATCGCAAATAATTGGCAccaggtataaaaaaaaaaatattgagcgTCAAATGGGACGCCACAATCACATTATTTTTAATAGCTTCACCATAATTGTTTCATGTGAAATGTTACTACATAtttcaaactaaaataaaatccaaTACCAATACAATTCATAATTCACAAAATGAGAAACACTTAGATATCAAAGAATGTATTTCACTTACATTAATGAAACATATATACATGGTCCAAACATTTATAAGTTCTATATTCCTACGTCAAAGTCCTCATGATAATACAAACCATGTAGAATTGTCTTCAAACTTCTGCTTCCACCTCTTGTCACAAACCTCCTTAAATATGTACTTAAACCTGGGGCAGTCAGATAACTCAACATTTGTAATAATTTCCTTATAGAACTAAATGATATAGAATTGATAGTTGAATGTTGAATAATTCTTCCAACAAAGGTAAATTTACCTGCCATCGTACTTCACTATTTCTTCATAATAGTTTTTTTGGTGCTTAAGTATAATGGTCACTTCTTGGAAAGAGCCAACGACATTGACAAATTGGCAAACGCTTGAATAAACTACCAAAAAACCAGGGTTTTGTTAGTAGAATTTATCAGCACATTTGCCTAAACGAGCAAAAAGGTATGCGATGCCCATTGTCGTAACATAAACCTCATCAGCATTATACACAGAAAGGGCCACACCAGGCCCTTTGAAATTGTAAACATCAAGTGCAACATGGGAGACTCCTTTTGGGACTTAGCATTACAAACAAATAGATGCGTAGCAGAAAACCATATTCAGGGGGAAATTACTTCACCAACATAATCATATGATCTAGAATGTTGAGGTTTACttatcaaaaaccatttcaagtTTTCATGGCCTTTTGACAACTGTATCAGGCTCGATACTAATCGCCAAAGGCATGCCTACAAATAcacatggctttcttccaacctgTAAATTGGACACGTATTGAGCACTTCCCACATCATTTTACTTACATTCAAGATTAGAAATGACTTCGAGCCATTACCAGGAACTATTCTAGGGATGTTTTTACATAGAATAGGTTCATGAAAAAATAGCACCTGTAAAATAAAGCATTACATTTCAATTAGAGATTGTTCAAACAGTTAGGTAATCTTTTAGATGCTAACTTAAGTCGTAACTTATTAACGAAAACGAGTACATCACAACATTGACAACAAATGACATAAACCAATAATTTACAAATTACTTACTTTCTTGGACTActtatttacttttctttcttcctgCTTCGTATGATCCTTTATGGCCCCAAGAAAATAACCTACTCTCTTGCTTCTTCGCAAACCTTTCCTTGTATTGATGTCATCAGAATGCCCCACTTCATCTTCTACCTTTAAACTACACCCCATTCTCACTTTTCTTATAGACCTGCTTTCCATTTTCTCCTGCGTCTTGCTTTGACTTCTACTCATCATTCAGCATTCCTTTCCAAACAGTTCCTTCTCTTTCCTCTACAAATCTTACCTTTTTCTGACCACGCCGTGCTTCTTCACTAAAGCACTGTTATTGTCTTTGCATTCAACAATGCTTTCTTCCTCATCCTTCTCCAATTAATCCACCCCCAAATTTCTGCTTCTCTTGCTCATTGAGTCACCAGTGCcattaaagaataaataaacaaaaccaaGCCAGCATAGCAATTAATGATGAAATTGaacatagaaaagaaaaaaaaaaaaaaaccctaaacactaGGAGAACTAATGGAGAATAGATAAGACTGAAATTTGtggaaaaatgatgaaacaacaccaagaaaaaaacaaattagaagATAATTCCTCAAATAATCCTACCGAATGAGAAGGGATGaggttgaatttgaatttctagcagcaaaaagaaaaaactaagaGATGATAAAAAATATTAGAGTTAGGGAAATGGGAGATTTGAGAGAGGAACAAGAAAAGTAAATCCTTACCTGGTTCAATTGTGTGTCAGCATTAGTGGTTGTGGCAAGAGTGGCAAAGAAGGATCTATGCTTTGAAGAGAGGGAGATAGGTGGAGAGTGAGAATGAGAGAGGCGGAGAGCGAGAAGGAGATGAGAGCGTGCagttgtgttttttttcttctacttaTTCACAGCAGAGTTGTGTGCGACGAAACTTATTCTTATCGCAAACAACATAGTGCCAAAGTTTAGCGTgcataaaataatgaaatttaatAGTTACTACGAGAGCCGCACCACGCGTCGTAAAAAAGGTGTCGTAATTACCATATTTTCTTGTAGTGATTCTTTGCATGGAATCATTAATTAgacattttaatattttggcaAGCAATCCTAAATCGCATGTAGGAACTCTGTTATCCCCCAGTGGATTTAGAatttcaaatctagtgtttgcAGATGATTGTTTAAGACAACCACAAAGGGAACGAGGAATGTTCTGAACACATTAAATATGTTTGCTAAGCCTCAGGACAACAGGTAAATTTTCATAAGCCTTATCTTTATTTTTCAAGTAATACCAATGCTCATACGACTGCCATTGCGGGAATTCTTCATATTCAGCACAAAACAACTATTATTCTTGTTCAAAATAGAAGTGATTATTTTATTTGGAGACCTTCGGCTAACGGTGAGTTCTCAATAAAGTTGGCAACTTggatccaaaaccataaccatcATGATGTATAAATCTTATCCCTGCTCGGAGTACATTGCAGCAAATGTAGGGTTGTCCTATTCCAAGGTCAATTGTAAGCAGAATTCTGGGGGTGGAACCCGTACCCTGCATCTCATTAGATGGCATCCCCTCCTCCtggttttattaaaactaactTTGATGGTTTGGTCATTTGGAGATGGCGACTGCTGCCTTTGTTCTAAGGAATGAGGAGGGGAAACCGGTTGGTGCGGATGCTTTTATTCTTGATGGCACTACTATCTCAGTTGTGGAGGCCATTGCTTTAAATGTTTACTAAAACATTTGTGGTTATCGTTCTATTTTCTCTTAAGTTTatgcacatatatattttttatttttcaattaaaacaaatcaaatgagaaTCAAAAAACGAAATTACAAAGACAAAAAATGTGTGTAAAATTTCCGTTTTGTAAAGTGTGGGGTTAACGGGCAACAAGGATTCATAATTTTCTTACTTGGTATTTTTCTCGTTTAGTTTTACAAGCAGTGCAAGTACAAACATTCTCATATATGCAATTTGCAAAGCAGAAATAACCCccttataataattaatttacattagACCTCTAATAAAGTGATTAGACTATTGGTAATGATCAATTAATCATCCAAACAATAATCCAATTCCAAGTGCTACGAGTTCATGCATGCACATCCCATAATTTCTAATAGGGTTTCTCTCCAACCCAATTTCCTGGCGGATCATAGTTACATATGATGAGCTCCCCAGCTCCATTTCTGCAAACCTCTCGTGCACAACCCAGACGCTTCGTGTCCTTCCACACCATTTGCGTATAATGCCCACACATCTGCCCGGTTTTACAACTATCCGTCTGGTAATCATAGAACAAATTCTCGTGAGACCACGACTTCGCCGCAAACCTCGCCCCCCACGGTTGATTCCCGCCACCCCAGAAGATGTTCTCCCCGTAAGGCCCCGTCGAGTGTACCATCCTGCAGTCCATGCTCGCTCTCTGTTTCGTGTAAATCCTAGCAACCGTTGCTAGGTTTTCGTCCCACACCAAGGGCGGTAGGCCAATTTTCCGTCGTAAATTGTTGTGAACCTTCAGAAAATCATGAGGGTTCGCTGTTGGAGCACGGCGAATATGATGACGAGCTTGTGCGGCCTCAAGACAAATGAAAATGCATACGATAGTTGCTAAAATAGTTACTCGGCTTCCCATTGAtgtcatttttctttggaattGTACCTACTCTTGGCCTTGATTTGTAAGTTATATAAGTAAGCTGATCAGAAGCCTCTCAGGGTTTCTGTAACATTGAGAAACAACAGAAAACTGTTAAGTTGTTTTCTGAAGGGGTCTTTCATTGGTTTCCTATATTATATTGGAAAGGTTTAGCTAATTTGTTTATTAACAATACTCGTTAACGTTTTAGTGTGTTAtaactaattaacataatttacgTGTTCTTAGTTTTAGTTAATTAGTGGACTGTTTGAAagtcattttgtttttatttttcattatttttctcattGCCGTACGGATAACATATCTTTATCGTATAGATTTTTGATCTAAAGATCATATTTACAAAATATCATTTGAATCGGCAATTGTTTATGCATCCGAATTTATATAACAAATCAATAGTGACTATCAAGTCACATACTCATAATGAACTGTTCATTTATTTGATGAATTTAGATGACAAAACGATTTCCTATTGATTTTTCGTAAGGAtgatattcaaataaaaattaagaaaatgaaatatttttattataaaatttatacggTAAACATATGATATTCGTATTGCAACAACAATATTCCGAATTGTCTATTTTTAAGGTCGAGCATGAAGAATCACATGGTgtagcccaaaaatgctctcaaTCTAGAAAAGCCAATCCGTTGGACTGTTGAATAAAAAAGGCAATGCATGTGGCGATTCAGTTCCTATGATTATGTCTGTGGTTATTGGTTAAAATGTCTTCAGAAAT of the Pyrus communis chromosome 1, drPyrComm1.1, whole genome shotgun sequence genome contains:
- the LOC137743073 gene encoding pathogenesis-related protein PRMS-like, with the translated sequence MTSMGSRVTILATIVCIFICLEAAQARHHIRRAPTANPHDFLKVHNNLRRKIGLPPLVWDENLATVARIYTKQRASMDCRMVHSTGPYGENIFWGGGNQPWGARFAAKSWSHENLFYDYQTDSCKTGQMCGHYTQMVWKDTKRLGCAREVCRNGAGELIICNYDPPGNWVGEKPY